From one Raphanus sativus cultivar WK10039 unplaced genomic scaffold, ASM80110v3 Scaffold2443, whole genome shotgun sequence genomic stretch:
- the LOC130505630 gene encoding phosphatidate cytidylyltransferase 4, chloroplastic-like — MASFVEVCRYNKPVPPVLSTSLSICPCRVSIRKTLNLPPFAEYTSLRLVRDAKTNPLLRSLLGRIPVKRRFLTAVSRAESDHLGDGNSKNVEEDKQKKASQLKKRVIFGVAIGLPVGGVVLAGGWVFTLALAASVFIGSREYFELVRSRGIAKGMTPPPRYVSRFCSVICALMPILTLYFGNIDIWVTCAAFVVAMALLVQRGNPRFSQLSSTMFGLFYCGYLPCFWVKLRCGLAAPALNTGIARTWPIFLGGPPQWTVGLVATLISFSGVIATDTFAFLGGKAFGRTPLTSISPKKTWEGTFAGLVGCIVITLLLSKSLSWPQSLFSSIAFGFINFFGSVFGDLTESMIKRDAGVKDSGSLIPGHGGILDRVDSYIFTGALAYSFIKTSLRLYGV, encoded by the exons ATGGCGTCTTTTGTTGAAGTCTGTAGGTACAACAAACCGGTACCACCGGTTTTATCGACTTCTCTCTCTATATGCCCATGCCGTGTATCCATtaggaaaaccctaaatctCCCACCTTTCGCCGAGTATACGAGCCTACGTCTGGTCCGTGATGCCAAAACCAACCCTTTGCTTCGTTCCCTCCTTGGTCGGATTCCTGTTAAACGCCGTTTCCTCACGGCCGTTAGTCGAGCTGAATCAGACCATCTTGGTGATGGCAATTCAAAG AATGTGGAAGAAGATAAGCAGAAGAAAGCAAGCCAGCTTAAGAAAAGAGTCATCTTTGGCGTCGCCATTGGGTTACCTGTTGGAGGTGTTGTGTTAGCTGGAGGATGGGTTTTCACATTAGCCTTAGCAGCTTCTGTTTTCATTGGTTCTCGTGAATATTTCGAGCTCGTTAGAAGTAGAGGCATAGCTAAAGGAATGACTCCTCCTCCTAGATATGTATCTCGTTTTTGCTCTGTTATATGCGCTCTTATGCCCATCCTTACACT GTACTTTGGTAACATTGATATATGGGTGACATGCGCAGCCTTTGTTGTTGCAATGGCTTTGTTAGTACAGAGAGGAAACCCGCGTTTTTCTCAGCTTAGTAGTACAATGTTTGGCTTGTTTTACTGTGGCTATCTCCCTTGTTTTTGGGTTAAGCTTCGTTGTGGTTTAGCTGCTCCTGCGCTCAACACTG GTATTGCAAGGACTTGGCCAATTTTTCTTGGTGGTCCACCTCAGTGGACAGTTGGACTTGTGGCAACGTTGATCTCATTCAGTGGTGTAATTGCCACAGACACATTTGCTTTTCTCGGTGGCAAG GCGTTTGGTAGGACACCTCTGACTAGTATTAGTCCCAAAAAGACATGGGAAGGGACTTTTGCTGGACTTGTTGGTTGTATAGTCATTACCCTTCTACTCTCTAAGTCTCTGTCTTGGCCTCAGTCTCTGTTCAG CTCTATTGCTTTTGGGTTTATTAACTTCTTTGGGTCAGTCTTTGGTGATCTTACTGAATCAATGATCAAACGTGATGCCGGGGTCAAAGACTCTGGTTCACTTATCCCTGGACATG GTGGGATATTGGACAGGGTTGATAGTTACATTTTCACCGGTGCATTAGCTTACTCGTTCATCAAAACATCCCTTAGACTTTACGGAGTTTGA
- the LOC108847783 gene encoding scarecrow-like protein 27, protein MPLSFEKFQGEGVFGVSSYYTDSHKIRFNQNKTGTEEEEDLGYVFRGGLQEPTSVLDALRSPSPLASHSSTTTNTTLSSSHGGGAVTATAIAGDDKCSQMGLDDLDGVLSASSPSQEQSILRLIMDPGSGFGVLDPGFGFGSGSAPVTDGSNQLLPCSFPFHDQTQTHQIANPEALFSNPPPAKRFNSGSHQPVFPFSDPVQLYQFPVQFHQQRIPSSAAALAPVPPPGIAVDDQSVIIEQLFNAAELIATTGDHHTILAQGILARLNHHLSTSFNNNNKNPPFQRAASHISEALLSLGAPTQPLLTPENLILRIAAYRAFSETSPFLQFVNFTANQSILDLGFDRIHIIDFDVGYGGQWSSLMQELARNRGSSLKVTVFAPPPSTVSDEFELRFTEENLRSFAGELKIPFEMDLLSLELLLNPAYWPLSLRSSEKEAVAVNLPISSVVPGYLPLILRFLKQISPNVVVCYDRGCDRNDAPFPNAVIHALQYHTTLLESLDANQSQEDSSVERFWVQPSIEKLLMKRHRWIERSPPWRSLFTQCGFTPASLSQTAETQAECLMQRNPVRGFHVEKRQSSLVMCWQRKELVSVSAWNC, encoded by the coding sequence ATGCCCTTATCCTTTGAAAAATTTCAAGGGGAGGGGGTGTTTGGTGTTTCTTCTTACTACACAGATTCTCACAAAATCCGgtttaatcaaaacaaaaccggaaccgaagaagaagaagatcttgGTTATGTTTTCCGTGGTGGTTTACAAGAACCGACGTCTGTTCTCGACGCTTTAAGGAGCCCTAGTCCTCTCGCTTCTCACTCTTCAACCACCACCAACACGACGCTGTCTTCCTCTCACGGCGGTGGTGCCGTCACCGCCACCGCAATCGCCGGTGATGATAAATGTAGCCAAATGGGTTTAGACGACCTCGATGGAGTCCTCTCTGCTTCTTCACCTTCTCAAGAACAAAGCATCCTGAGGCTTATCATGGATCCGGGTTCAGGATTCGGCGTTCTCGACCCGGGTTTCGGATTCGGATCCGGGTCAGCTCCGGTTACTGATGGTTCGAACCAGTTGTTACCTTGCAGCTTCCCGTTTCATGACCAAACTCAAACTCACCAGATTGCGAATCCAGAAGCGTTATTCTCTAACCCTCCCCCGGCCAAACGGTTTAATTCCGGATCTCATCAACCGGTTTTCCCATTCTCCGATCCGGTTCAACTATACCAGTTTCCGGTTCAGTTTCACCAGCAACGAATCCCGTCTTCAGCGGCGGCTTTGGCTCCGGTTCCGCCGCCGGGAATAGCTGTGGATGACCAGTCAGTCATCATCGAACAGCTCTTCAACGCGGCGGAGCTAATAGCAACCACCGGCGACCACCACACCATTCTCGCGCAAGGGATATTGGCGCGGCTCAATCACCATCTCAGCACTagcttcaacaacaacaacaagaacccTCCGTTTCAGAGAGCAGCTTCTCACATCTCCGAAGCTCTCCTCTCGCTCGGAGCACCAACACAACCCTTACTCACCCCCGAGAATCTCATCCTCAGAATCGCAGCTTACAGAGCCTTCTCCGAAACGTCGCCGTTTCTCCAGTTCGTCAACTTCACAGCCAACCAATCGATCCTCGACTTAGGCTTCGACCGGATCCACATTATCGATTTCGACGTCGGATACGGAGGACAGTGGTCGTCTCTAATGCAGGAGCTCGCGAGAAACAGAGGCTCGTCTCTGAAAGTAACGGTCTTCGCTCCTCCTCCGTCGACGGTCTCCGACGAGTTCGAGCTCAGATTCACCGAGGAGAATCTCAGAAGCTTCGCCGGAGAACTCAAGATTCCGTTTGAAATGGATCTGCTGAGCCTCGAGCTTCTTCTGAACCCAGCTTACTGGCCTCTCTCTCTCCGTTCGTCGGAGAAAGAAGCTGTCGCGGTGAACCTTCCTATAAGCTCCGTTGTCCCCGGTTACCTTCCGTTAATCCTCCGTTTTCTCAAACAGATATCTCCAAACGTCGTCGTTTGCTACGACAGAGGATGTGACCGCAACGACGCGCCGTTTCCTAACGCTGTGATCCACGCGCTTCAGTACCACACCACTCTCCTTGAGTCTCTCGACGCCAATCAAAGCCAAGAGGATTCGAGTGTTGAGAGGTTTTGGGTGCAGCCTTCTATCGAGAAGCTTTTGATGAAACGGCACCGTTGGATTGAAAGATCTCCGCCATGGAGAAGCTTGTTTACACAATGTGGGTTTACTCCGGCGAGTTTGAGTCAGACCGCGGAGACTCAGGCGGAGTGTTTGATGCAGAGGAATCCGGTGAGAGGGTTTCATGTTGAGAAAAGACAGTCTTCGCTTGTCATGTGCTGGCAAAGGAAAGAACTTGTTAGCGTCTCTGCTTGGAATTGTTAG